Proteins found in one Oncorhynchus mykiss isolate Arlee chromosome 17, USDA_OmykA_1.1, whole genome shotgun sequence genomic segment:
- the LOC118940324 gene encoding sialoadhesin-like: MLTVTDILLEMDPTSVSEGERVTLRCRTQCTVSLNPTYIWYKNGQSLTNPITSYNSLILDPVNSYNSLILDPVSSEDAGNYSCAVEGLERILSPEETLTVRYGPRNTSVSVSPSGEIVEGSSVTLTCSSDANPPVDKYTWYKKNVTSPKASGQSYSITNIISEDRGEYYCEAQNRKGSMNSTALMIIVAGKQTSVVTAAVGIIIVVLLVLILCLSGFMWFRRSTGGSDATADTQSVRPDCNSDTYTGLNMRTMSPDYDTLISVHPDPNSDTYTPLNMKTRSPEYDTLANVRGISH, from the exons ATGTTGACTGTCACAG atatcctgttggagatggatcCTACGTCTGtgtcagagggggagagagtcacaCTGAGATGTAGAACCCAATGTACAGTCAGTCtcaaccccacctacatctggtacaagaacggacaaAGTCTGACCAACCCAATCACTAGTTATAACAGCCTGATCCTAGACCCAGTCAACAGTTATAACAGCCTGATCCTAGATCCTGTCAGCAGTGAGGATGCAGGGAACTACTCCTGTGCTGTAGAAGGCTTAGAGAGAATCCTCTCACCAGAAGAGACTCTCACTGTCAGAT ATGGTCCAAGGAAcacctcagtgtcagtcagtccttctggtgaaatagtggagggcagttcagtgactctgacctgcagcagtgatgccaacccacctgTGGACAAATACACCTGGTACAAGAAGAACGTAACCTCACCAAAAGCATCAGGACAGAGTTACAGCATCACTAACATCATctctgaggacagaggagaatatTACTGTGAGGCCCAGAATAGAAAAGGATCTATGAACTCTACAGCTCTGATGATCATTGTAGCAG GAAAACAGACCTCAGTTGTGACTGCAGCTGTAGGAATCATCATAGTGGTGCTTCTGGttctcatcctctgtctctctggattCATGTGGTTCAG GAGATCCACAGGAGGAAGTGATGCCACAGCAGACACACAG agtgTCCGTCCTGACTGTAACAGTGACACGTACACAGGTCTGAACATGAGGACCATGTCCCCTGACTACGACACTCTGATA AGTGTCCATCCTGACCCTAACAGTGATACGTACACACCTCTGAACATGAAGACCAGGTCACCAGAGTATGACACCCTggca AATGTGAGGGGAATCTCCCACTGA